CAGACTCTGTAGTTCCTGATCAGATGATGAAGTAAGAAGCTTCATCCAGCTGAGCCATGTCTTCACCTGCTCTGCGGTGTCCAGGCGATACGGAGTGAGCTGGTACTTCCGTGGGTTCTTCCTGCCGCTGTCCGGCACCACGAAGCTGGGGAGGCCCAGAGCCCCGGTGAAGCTGAAGCCCCACACGAACACCTTGTGGTTGGGTTTCCTGTGCTGCCCGACGTACTGAAACACCGGACCCCCGCTGCTCTTCTCCCGGGGTCGGAACGCTTTACTGGCGGTCGCATAACCACAGACCTGGAGTCCTGTGGTCATGTGTCGAGAGCAGAGACGCACACAGGGAAGAGACATTCTGTggaaagagaagagacagatTGAAGTTAGGATCTGAAACATGCAATCCACAAAAACACTAAATCATTACTATATTTATGACATGAAGAGCCAGGTTTAAATATATTGAATGTATTACAGGTCATTTCTatgattttcaaataaaatatataaaaatgtacattatCATAAACTCTTATCATTCTTCATCATTAGATTAAGTTAAAGTGGGGTAAGAAAAATACTAAAATAGATGATTGCTGGCATTATATTGCATTATTACCAAGGTAAATaagaaattaaacattaaattaaacaataaagtagaataatcctgaaaaatctatttaattaatcaattgattttagaaaatatatctggttgtataTTTCAGCTTAAACAGACATAATCATTGACTTACAACAGATATAAACACGTTTTGTCATGCAGCCAAATTCCCTTTACTTTAACCGTCAGTTTAACGAAAGCTTAGTTTAAATCACACTAAATATAAAATTCCGAGAAACTACAGACTCTAGAGTATTTTACGGGTATATATGTAAATTCGGCGCGTAGCTAACGTCTTCAATAGCTTTAAATGTTATctaatttttaataatatccTAGTTTACCAAGCTAAAGCTCGCTAACTCAAACTGGAACCAACGTCCTGATTAGAAGGTGAAAGGACCGTTACAAATTGAAATGAACGCAAAACAAGTGACGTGTAGTTTGTGTGATTAAAGCCGAATTGAAGAAGAGCTTCACATAATCAGTTAAaatttataaaacatgtcaaagtAAGAAAAATATTCTGACAGAACCCAGTTGAACATTAAATTGCCAGGAAGGTGAGTTTAGCTTCGCTTCGTGTTGTGACCCACGTGATGTCGCGGAACGTACCTTCCTCCCTCAAGGTCGTTATGAGTTTCACAGGATGAAAATCAAACTGAACCGACGCAGGAACCAAGAAGAAACTGTTCAAATGTGATTCAGTGACATTGTCGCGTGTTTATTTTCCTGAAAACAATATTTACCCCGGAAGAGAAAAAGCTGTTCTTCTGCAGTTCCTCCTCTGTAGAGAAGTATGTGGCGCCACCTAGTGCCCTGGAGGACTTAACACATTGATTTACAGAGAatagaaaaatgtaataaaagtataaaaataaatacaaagataaaaaaatatagtACACATGGTATAAAGCATACAGAAGCACTGCATCATACCGGTAGGTGGAGTtatacgcgtgtgtgtgtgtgctggattgAAGTGGCCAATAATCTGCTGAGGTGTCAGATTAGTGACACTGTGGAAGTGGGTTAATGCTGCAGATCTGTGAGGTGAGAATCTCACAGGTCGTTAACCTACAGCAGCCGAGGGACGTGAAATGCACACGTGTACATTGAGCATGAAAACCTTTCACCTGTTTGTACGATTCAGGCTGTTAGacacactgctctgtctgtAAAGCAAAACTGTGGAGGaaacttttacatttatatGAAACTGTTTATTTATCTCAGAATAGGAACAGTAATTTAATCTAAATCACATATTTACAAGAAgagataatgttaaaaacaaactatcATCAGGTTTCTTGTGGTCGGGTTCACAAAAGACTGCAAATCTAACAGGCGTCTGATTCATGTGCACTAACTGTtatcatatttttattcattttcattgcATCAGGGATTTTGACTGTTGACAACTGACACGAGACAGTAAACAAGATAGGAGCCGGCCTTCTAGAATCATAAATCTTAATTATTTCTTACTTTTTATAgcttttaaatagtttttcttaTAATTTTAGTTTCTTTGCTGCATTTTGTTTAGTctcattgtattttttttatttctattctcaTTTGTGGCTTTTTCTTCAACtttcttattgttttttaatgtgcaaTCTACTTTTTATTTGGTTTGAACTTGAATCATGTGAGACCAACCAATCTGTGGAACAGTCAAATCATTCAGATCAGACAGGGTCTTTTAAAAGTTGtcttaaaacatgttttcattctAAAGAttgtattaatgtttttttgtcatgtgtagttttattcttctttctgacCTAGTCACTGTTCTCTTGTTTTTAActgattttcttttacatttctttCTGTCCATTACATTGTGACTGTGTAAAGAAGAGTGGTAGATGGATAAAGTTTATTCTAACTATGATTTAAAGCCTGTTGAGTCAAAAGGAGGGATTTGTACTCAGAGCAGAGACTCAAGGACATCAGGACGTTTTTGATCCAACTACACTTTAGTTTGATTTTAATGTACCACAGCCTGGTATCATCCGTCCCATCTAAAAGCAGGTATCCACAGAGAAGTGGACACAGTAATCCTTTAAGAGGATCAGGTCTGAGAtccaggcgggggggggggggggggggcaggatccACTCACTGTCTAACGTCGCCTCCACATGGTTTTTCTGTCATCCCCGAACATGTGGTCCTTTTGATATATGCTCAGATTGAGACACTTTGATggagtttgttttcactgtCTTTGAAGGAACAGACACGGGGATGGAGGCTGTGGACGATCGTCGGGGGAATTTGAGACATGAATCCTGAATTTGAGGTCGACTGAGAGGACCAGGCGTTGAGGTAAAACACAGAGCTACTGAAGGTTGTGTATTTTAAAGGGCCAGACTTTTAAAATCGGTGGGACTAGAACTGAATGAAACTGGATAAATCCACCCTGTGAACATGAGAATAGAAAACCACCGAAAGCAGTGATTGTTTTGAATCAGAgtcgtttatatatataattgttaTTTACTTATCAGTAAAATAGCCTTTTTAAACTGACATGCTTGTTTCTGATTGGTTAACACTTTATTTTAACCCCACAATTTAGAATTCAGTGGGATTTAGTTTATAAAACGTTATAATGTAGTTTTAAGCAGTTATACACAGACTTTAAAGTATTTTCAATGTTAAAGTCGTTGCCATTAATTCAATTTGATATTATTACAACTGTGTTTATACATCAGCCTCCACTTGTAGCTGCTCACTGAGGACAGGATAGTAGTTGACAAATATCAGCGTATATAACTCTATCACAGAGTTTTATTAAGTATTAATCACATGTTCACAGCTTCTAGTTTGAAGGTTTGAATGTCACATGTAGTGTTTATCACACAGAAATAGATTTTAGGGTAAATGCTGAGCTTGTGTCTATAACTGGGTCAATATTAGATGTgaaatttagtttaaaaaaaacacttacaaatataaatcaatCTGCTAATTGTCCTTTAGTCTAAAGCAGCAATATGACCTTAATTGATTCTGAAATTCAATCCACATTGAAACGGACTCACGAGGACAAAGCACGATTAACAAGTCAGCTCCTTCGTCTCCTCGCAGGACGCCATGGCCGTGCTGACGGTGAGCTGCAGCCTGATTGGCTGGCTGTGTCTCTACCTGTTGTTCCGCTTCCTCTTCGCCCGGCGGGGGCCCGAGTGGAGCTGTCGTCTGGTCACTCTGTCCCACGGGGTCGTCATCGTGCTGCTGACGGCGTACGTGGCCTTCATCGATGGACCCTGGCCCTTCACACACGCAGGTCAGTGGAGTGAAGCAAACTCATGTacagtttgtatttatatacatatgtgtACGTTTTAACCCTTAGTTTAAACCTGATATTATTAACCTTTGCTTTTGCATTTAAGAAAGGTTTAGCGAGATGTATTTTAAGATGCATTTAGAAGCTTCAGGAGTCACAGCGatattaaatcaatcaatcctCTTTATCATAATTCCTTATTTCTATTCAAGGGAATCTTTTCAAAACTCGTTAATTCCTCATATCTGATAGTTTTCTCCTCAAAATATGTCAATAGTGGACAAAGACGGCAGTTGAAGAAAGACAAAGGAAATTCTtctgattttattttacatacaacacattttttactttgttgtttCACTTTCTCCAATTATTTTACTCATCTGAATTCTGAGTGTGAGCAGGGGCGTTGCCACAGGGTAGGTGAACGGGTCATTTGCCTGAGAGGGGGCCCCCCAGCCCTTGCTTGTAGCTGCTTATTGTCGTtttaagaaatacaacattCTTTATTTGTGAGGTTTGGTTGAAGACTGGAACGACGTGAGTGTGTCTGATGTGCATGAGACGGTGGTGGAGGTTTGCACTTCACTTTAATGGTTTGATGTGAGGCCCCCCCAAACATCTACTCTCTTATCTGACCCCCCTTCTCTTCCAGGGACGGAGAACACCGAGCTCCAGATCTTCGCCCTGTCCGTCTGCCTCGGCTACTTCTTCTTCGACATCGGCTGGTGCGTGTTCTACGGCACCGAGGGCCCCCTCATGCTGGCCCACCACGCCGCCAGCATCCTGGGCATCCTGCTGGCCCTGCTCATCGGGGTGTCGGCCTGCGAAACCTGCGCCGTGGTCCTGGGCAGCGAGGTCACCAATCCCCTGCTGCAGAGCCGCTGGTTCCTCCGGCGGCTGGGCCTGTACGACAGCCTGCTGGGTGACGCCGTGGACCTGCTGTTCATTCTACTGTTCGCCACCGTGCGCGTGGGGGTCGGCACgtggatgttttactgtgaGCTCACGTCCCCCAGGACCTCGCTGGTGATGAAGCTGGGAGGCGTGGTCATGTACGGTCTGGCCTGGGTGTTCATGGTGGACATCGGCAGATTTGCCTTCAAGAAAAGCAGATCCAAGTATAAAAGGTGGAAAGAGAATCACAAGctcaaagaaatcaacacagagaaaGTGGACGGATACGAGCGACTGAAGGAATGAAGATGTATCTGATACACAAACCTCTTCAGCTTGAAAGGTGCTAAATACTTAACAATCAGCATTTATTATGAACCAGAAACTGGACTTTACCGTCTATAAACTGTAAAAACTTCAATACAGTTACACTGAACATGATTTTGTGGTCAGGGTTTTCAAAATCAATGCAAATGAACAGGCTCTGCTTCTGGATTTTCAAAAGTCTCGTCATCCCCACGTCACTGCAGATATGAGTTTTGACAGAAGaaagttatttatttagaagTGATTTAATTATGACTTCCATAGAGTTCAACTTGGATGAGGTATTACTCGTATTCCCTGTAGCAGAGCTTTCTAAACTTCAGAGGCCCACATCCAGAATCATTAGCAGGACTGTAACACAACCCTGAAGGTGTTTTGTCCTTAAAACcaattaataatcataaattaatcatgaatataaataaatttgcTTAACAATTTCTAAAAAATATATGCCCAAATATTAGATCATAATTTATCAGATATATTTGAACATCTTTTCATTTAGATATTTCCCCCCCAGGCTACATATTTTGATGGAATTGCTAAATTGAATCTTTTTCACATCCCGGTTTGAAGTGCACGTTCAATAACTCAAAGGtccaacatttatttatcatctaTAGTTCACATTTCTCATATGTAACTTAACGGTGCTATAGTTTCTTTCAGTGACCCCCACCACAGTCAACAAGTAACACACGTTTTCTGAAGCAGAGATAAACCTGActggttatttatttaaactctaTTAAGGTGtttttgtggtgtgtgtgtgtgttgcatcatATGTGCTGCAGCAGGAGTTTCTGAAGAATTTGAGAAAGTGTAGCTGTGGTGTTGAGTTTgtggcagagaaagaaaaaagtttttaacTGACTCTAAATTTACTGATTCCATGGTCACAGGAGCTGAGTTGTTTTGCACCAAAGAACCGTCATAAAACTCCCAAAGAAAGCAAACGTGTGAACTAATGTGAAAGTAACGTGATTACATCTTTAACATTTGTAAAGCAAATAAAAGCTGCAGggagactccccccccccccctccccgtctTCCGTAGTGTTTGTACATGAGTGCATTGTCTAAAGAAATGACACAAAACATTTGATATCATATAGTCATAAATGtacattatattttacatgataaactgttcaacacaatcctttttgtttatatatatacttcTTAGGTTAGTATCTTCTTTTAAACTTGTCTGTTTACATTTTGTCCAGAACTCAATCTAGTGAATTGGCCTGTGAACTATTGTACAGATTATTACAGATGTTGAGTTTGAGAAATCAGGAACATTGAACTTTGACGTGTGATTTTAACATTAGACCATGGTTGTTCGTTTTTTCCATATGATGCATTCAAGTGCTACGGGAAGATTCAAACAGGCACTTTCAAGTCTGAGGCTAGTCCACATTGTATTAGTACGTTATCTGCTCAGGCAAACAAACTAATAAGACGACCACTAAACAAATAACAGTT
This genomic window from Pleuronectes platessa chromosome 15, fPlePla1.1, whole genome shotgun sequence contains:
- the tlcd5b gene encoding TLC domain-containing protein 5 codes for the protein MAVLTVSCSLIGWLCLYLLFRFLFARRGPEWSCRLVTLSHGVVIVLLTAYVAFIDGPWPFTHAGTENTELQIFALSVCLGYFFFDIGWCVFYGTEGPLMLAHHAASILGILLALLIGVSACETCAVVLGSEVTNPLLQSRWFLRRLGLYDSLLGDAVDLLFILLFATVRVGVGTWMFYCELTSPRTSLVMKLGGVVMYGLAWVFMVDIGRFAFKKSRSKYKRWKENHKLKEINTEKVDGYERLKE